One part of the Rhodococcus oxybenzonivorans genome encodes these proteins:
- a CDS encoding FAD-dependent oxidoreductase produces the protein MAYVITQACCNDASCVSACPVNCIHPTPEEREFAQTEMLHIDPETCIDCGACVDACPVDAIFPEDKLLGSLTRYKDINADYYTTNPMPTGWLPLTPATPPRRDLGKLRVAVVGAGPAACYAAGELLERSDVEVDMFEKLPTPWGLVRAGVAPDHPGTKEVTRMFEWSLDRPNFEFHLNVEVGKHITHDELLRNHHAVVYAVGASSDRRLNIPGEDLPGVHAATEFVAWYNGHPDYADRTFDLSGKRAVIVGNGNVALDVARILTMNVAELERTDIADHALAALRNSNIEEVVLLGRRGPAQAAYSNPEFLALGDLENVDVVIDEADLDLDDGSRALLDDPATAMKVRLAQEFAARTPRPGHKRIVFRYLTSPLDITGSGRAEALRYGRNELVVDESGAVVARPVDDIGSLDTSLVLRSIGYRGNPVGGVAFDEKRGVIPNERGRVSDRVYVTGWIKRGPSGVIGTNKACAKETVAALLEDFEAGKLRGDVGTRKDVKKLVERRQPEQIGFTGWRAIDKAETARAEGSGRPRVKMTDKVEMVAVARKRRRLFAR, from the coding sequence ATGGCATATGTCATCACGCAGGCGTGCTGCAACGACGCGAGCTGTGTCTCCGCTTGCCCCGTGAACTGCATCCATCCGACGCCGGAGGAGCGGGAGTTCGCTCAGACCGAGATGCTCCACATCGACCCCGAGACCTGCATCGACTGCGGGGCGTGCGTCGACGCCTGTCCCGTGGACGCGATCTTCCCGGAAGACAAGCTCCTGGGATCGCTCACCCGCTACAAGGACATCAACGCCGACTACTACACGACGAATCCCATGCCGACGGGGTGGCTTCCGCTCACTCCCGCCACCCCGCCGCGACGGGATCTGGGGAAGCTGCGGGTCGCCGTCGTCGGTGCCGGGCCTGCTGCCTGCTACGCCGCCGGTGAGCTGCTCGAGCGCTCCGACGTCGAGGTCGACATGTTCGAGAAGCTGCCGACGCCGTGGGGCCTCGTCCGCGCCGGGGTCGCGCCGGACCATCCCGGCACCAAGGAGGTGACGCGGATGTTCGAGTGGAGCCTCGACCGCCCGAACTTCGAATTTCACCTCAACGTCGAGGTCGGCAAGCACATCACCCACGACGAGCTCCTCCGCAACCATCACGCGGTCGTCTACGCGGTGGGCGCGTCGAGTGACCGACGCTTGAACATCCCCGGCGAGGACCTACCCGGAGTCCACGCTGCCACGGAGTTCGTTGCCTGGTACAACGGCCACCCGGACTATGCAGATCGCACGTTCGACCTCTCCGGGAAGCGGGCCGTGATCGTCGGAAACGGCAACGTCGCGCTGGACGTCGCCCGCATCCTCACGATGAACGTGGCGGAGCTGGAACGGACGGACATCGCCGACCACGCACTTGCTGCATTGCGCAACAGCAACATCGAGGAGGTTGTTCTCCTGGGTCGCCGAGGTCCCGCTCAAGCGGCATACAGCAACCCCGAGTTCCTTGCGCTCGGCGATCTCGAGAACGTGGACGTCGTCATCGACGAGGCCGATCTCGACCTCGATGACGGCAGCCGCGCACTGCTCGACGACCCGGCCACTGCGATGAAGGTCCGGCTGGCGCAGGAGTTCGCCGCACGCACTCCGCGGCCCGGACACAAGCGGATCGTGTTCCGGTACCTGACGTCCCCGCTCGACATCACGGGATCCGGTAGAGCCGAGGCGCTGCGCTACGGACGCAACGAACTCGTCGTCGACGAGTCCGGCGCCGTCGTCGCCCGGCCCGTCGACGACATCGGCTCGCTCGACACCTCTCTCGTGCTCCGCTCCATCGGCTACCGCGGCAATCCCGTGGGTGGCGTCGCGTTCGACGAGAAACGTGGCGTCATCCCCAACGAACGCGGCCGCGTATCCGACCGGGTGTATGTCACCGGGTGGATCAAGCGCGGTCCGAGCGGTGTCATCGGAACCAACAAGGCCTGCGCCAAGGAGACGGTCGCCGCCCTGCTCGAGGACTTCGAGGCGGGAAAACTTCGCGGCGACGTCGGAACCCGCAAGGACGTCAAGAAGCTCGTCGAGCGCCGGCAGCCGGAGCAGATCGGTTTCACCGGCTGGCGGGCGATCGACAAGGCCGAGACCGCGCGCGCGGAAGGGTCCGGCCGACCCCGGGTGAAGATGACGGACAAGGTCGAAATGGTGGCTGTCGCCCGCAAGCGGAGACGTCTCTTCGCTCGTTGA
- a CDS encoding NADPH:quinone oxidoreductase family protein yields the protein MRAVVVTELSGPDGMTVQEVPEPQAEGAVLIDVRASGVCFPDLLISYGKYQIRPEPPFVPGAEVAGVVVSAPPDCGLEPGRRVLAVSHVGGYAERVAVPPAQVLPIPDSLSFEAAASLIVNYQTMEFALQRRAQLRSGETVVVLGAAGGVGTSTIQLAKAHGARVIAVVRRDGAGDFLRELGADEVVQLREGWGEHVRALTGGVGAQVVVDPVGGDAFDEAVRVLAPEGRLLVIGFAGGAIPEVKLNRVLFRNISIVGAAWGEFLRTEPAALAEVHAALLGHIERGLTPLVKSRYPLADAAEALRDLETGRVLGKAVLVQEREQ from the coding sequence ATGCGCGCAGTGGTGGTGACGGAACTGTCCGGGCCGGATGGCATGACGGTGCAGGAGGTGCCCGAACCGCAGGCTGAGGGTGCGGTGCTGATCGATGTCCGGGCGAGTGGGGTGTGTTTCCCCGACCTGCTGATCAGCTACGGCAAGTATCAGATTCGGCCCGAGCCGCCGTTCGTTCCCGGGGCGGAAGTGGCCGGGGTTGTCGTGTCGGCGCCGCCGGACTGCGGGCTCGAACCCGGTCGGCGGGTGCTGGCTGTCTCGCACGTCGGCGGATACGCCGAGCGGGTCGCCGTGCCACCCGCGCAGGTGCTGCCGATCCCCGACTCGCTGAGCTTCGAGGCCGCTGCGTCCCTCATCGTCAACTATCAGACGATGGAGTTCGCGCTGCAACGGCGGGCGCAATTACGTTCCGGCGAGACGGTCGTCGTGCTGGGCGCGGCGGGTGGTGTCGGCACGTCGACGATCCAGCTCGCGAAGGCCCACGGCGCGCGGGTGATCGCCGTCGTGCGGCGGGACGGTGCCGGGGACTTCCTGCGGGAATTGGGCGCCGACGAGGTCGTGCAGCTCAGGGAAGGCTGGGGCGAGCATGTTCGCGCCCTGACCGGTGGTGTCGGCGCGCAGGTGGTCGTCGATCCGGTCGGTGGTGACGCATTCGACGAAGCGGTGCGGGTCCTGGCCCCGGAAGGGCGGCTGCTGGTCATCGGGTTCGCCGGCGGAGCGATTCCCGAGGTCAAATTGAATCGTGTGCTCTTTCGCAACATCAGCATCGTCGGGGCGGCGTGGGGTGAATTCCTCCGTACCGAACCGGCCGCGCTGGCCGAGGTGCACGCTGCGCTGCTCGGCCACATCGAGCGAGGTCTGACGCCGTTGGTGAAGAGCCGATACCCGCTGGCCGACGCCGCCGAGGCGCTGCGCGACCTCGAGACGGGGCGGGTGCTGGGCAAAGCCGTACTCGTGCAGGAACGCGAGCAGTGA
- a CDS encoding MarR family winged helix-turn-helix transcriptional regulator, with translation MADNSPALLFEVLNDFFSQVLCVGESESMDALIELDLTFSQVRMLFALAQHGEPLPINEVAERLRLSVAAAGRNVDQLVKLGLVVRREDDRDRRVKRVSLSEAGHKLANQHIDCKRDQLRQFAWRIPEAERARLIEALQPILAGNFLREDNQETFG, from the coding sequence GTGGCCGACAACTCTCCCGCTCTTCTCTTCGAGGTACTCAACGATTTCTTCTCGCAAGTGCTGTGTGTGGGGGAGTCGGAGTCGATGGACGCCCTGATCGAGCTGGACCTCACGTTCTCTCAGGTACGCATGCTTTTCGCGCTCGCGCAGCACGGTGAGCCACTGCCGATCAACGAGGTTGCGGAACGGTTACGGCTCTCGGTGGCAGCAGCCGGTCGGAACGTCGACCAGCTCGTAAAGCTCGGTCTCGTCGTTCGTCGGGAGGACGACCGTGACCGAAGGGTCAAGCGAGTGTCCTTGTCGGAGGCGGGGCACAAGCTGGCCAACCAGCACATCGACTGCAAGCGTGATCAGTTGCGGCAGTTCGCATGGCGGATTCCGGAGGCCGAGCGGGCTCGACTGATCGAGGCCCTACAACCGATCCTCGCAGGAAACTTCCTGCGGGAAGACAACCAGGAGACATTCGGATGA
- a CDS encoding DHA2 family efflux MFS transporter permease subunit, which translates to MTSPNAAPAVPDKLDGTVLKIASVVVLGAIMSILDVTVVSVALPTFATEFDSTYATVAWTMTGYTLALATVIPLTGWAADRFGTKRLYMTALILFVLGSVLCSFAWDITTLIGFRVLQGLGGGMLMPLGMTIMTRAAGPDRVGRVMAVLGIPMLLGPIGGPILGGWLIEAASWHWIFLINLPIGIVALAAAFIILPSDRPSPSESFDFLGMLLLSPGLALFLFGVSSIPEVGTVASARVLVSGAIGLMLIIAFVFHALRKDHPLIDLRLFKNRQLSVAVITTSLFIVAFMGAGLLFPSYFIQVGGHTTLAAGLLMAPQGIGAMLTMPVAGRLVDKIGPGKIVLTGLPLILIGLGVFTQVAGDSPAWLLMGALFVMGLGMGCTMMPLMTAAIVTLSNEQVARGSSLMNIVQQTAGSIGTAVMSVVLTNQLLDRGLDNQTVAMQHVPEVAAQQPPGAVDSILNAAADAFGNTFMVATVLIALTLIPAFLLPRKKTVNPALEAEDVPQIMMH; encoded by the coding sequence ATGACATCGCCGAACGCCGCGCCCGCGGTGCCCGACAAGCTCGACGGCACGGTCCTCAAGATCGCGTCGGTGGTGGTGCTCGGCGCCATCATGTCGATCCTCGATGTGACCGTGGTCAGCGTCGCGCTGCCGACATTCGCCACCGAGTTCGACAGCACCTACGCCACCGTTGCGTGGACGATGACCGGGTACACGCTCGCGCTCGCTACCGTCATCCCTCTCACAGGGTGGGCGGCCGACAGGTTCGGCACCAAGCGCCTGTACATGACCGCACTGATCCTGTTCGTGCTCGGCTCGGTGCTGTGTAGTTTCGCCTGGGACATCACGACGCTGATCGGATTCCGCGTGCTCCAGGGTCTCGGCGGCGGCATGTTGATGCCGCTCGGCATGACCATCATGACAAGGGCGGCCGGCCCGGATCGAGTCGGCCGGGTCATGGCGGTGCTCGGTATCCCGATGCTGCTCGGACCCATCGGCGGTCCGATCCTCGGCGGCTGGCTGATCGAGGCGGCCAGCTGGCACTGGATCTTCCTGATCAACCTGCCCATCGGTATCGTCGCGCTCGCGGCGGCGTTCATCATCCTGCCGTCGGATCGGCCTTCGCCGTCGGAGTCCTTCGATTTCCTCGGAATGCTGCTGCTCTCGCCCGGCCTGGCGCTGTTTCTCTTCGGTGTGTCGTCCATTCCCGAGGTCGGCACCGTGGCCTCGGCCCGAGTGCTGGTGTCCGGAGCCATCGGATTGATGCTCATCATCGCGTTCGTCTTCCATGCGCTTCGCAAGGACCACCCGCTGATCGACCTCCGCCTGTTCAAGAACCGGCAGTTGTCGGTCGCGGTCATCACCACCTCGCTGTTCATCGTCGCGTTCATGGGTGCAGGTCTGCTCTTCCCGAGTTACTTCATCCAGGTCGGGGGACACACCACTCTGGCCGCCGGTCTGCTGATGGCTCCGCAGGGAATCGGCGCGATGCTGACCATGCCGGTCGCCGGTCGGCTCGTCGACAAGATCGGTCCGGGCAAGATCGTGCTCACGGGTCTGCCGCTGATTCTGATCGGCCTGGGAGTGTTCACCCAGGTCGCAGGGGATTCACCGGCGTGGCTGCTGATGGGTGCGCTGTTCGTGATGGGCCTGGGAATGGGTTGCACCATGATGCCGCTGATGACCGCAGCCATCGTCACCCTGTCCAACGAGCAGGTCGCGCGTGGTTCTTCGCTGATGAACATCGTCCAGCAGACCGCGGGTTCGATCGGTACCGCCGTCATGTCGGTCGTTCTGACGAACCAGCTACTCGATCGGGGTCTCGACAACCAGACCGTGGCGATGCAGCACGTTCCCGAGGTGGCCGCGCAGCAGCCTCCCGGCGCCGTCGACAGCATTCTTAATGCCGCGGCCGACGCCTTTGGCAACACCTTCATGGTGGCGACCGTGCTCATCGCACTGACTCTGATTCCGGCGTTCCTGTTGCCGCGGAAGAAGACGGTGAATCCGGCGCTCGAAGCAGAGGATGTTCCGCAGATCATGATGCACTGA
- a CDS encoding LLM class flavin-dependent oxidoreductase gives MQFGIFTVGDVTTDPTTGRTPSEHERIKAMTTIATHAEEVGLDVFATGEHHNPPFVPSSPTTMLGYLAAKTKKIILSTSTTLITTNDPVKIAEDYAMLSHLADGRVDLMMGRGNTAPVYPWFGQDIRQGIPLALEHYRLLRRLWDEEVVDWQGQFRTPLQGFTSTPRPLDGIAPFVWHGSIRSPEIAEIAAFHGDGFFANNIFWPKEHYIELINLYRERYEHYGHGRADQAIVGLGGQVFMRKNARDAVDEFRPYFDNAPVYGHGPSLEDFTAQTPLTVGTPEQVIEKTLMFADFFGDYQRQLFLVDHAGLPLKTVLEQLDLLGGEVVPVLRREFAARRPAHVPENPPTHASMKADRTLTEATPR, from the coding sequence ATGCAGTTCGGAATATTCACCGTCGGCGACGTGACGACCGACCCCACCACTGGCCGCACTCCGTCCGAGCACGAGCGCATCAAGGCGATGACCACCATTGCCACACACGCCGAAGAGGTCGGGCTCGATGTCTTTGCGACCGGCGAGCATCACAATCCGCCTTTCGTCCCGTCGTCCCCGACGACCATGCTGGGGTATCTCGCCGCCAAGACGAAAAAGATCATCCTCTCGACGTCGACAACGCTGATCACGACCAACGACCCGGTGAAGATCGCCGAGGACTACGCCATGCTGTCGCATCTCGCCGACGGACGCGTCGACCTGATGATGGGCCGCGGCAATACGGCTCCGGTCTATCCGTGGTTCGGCCAGGACATCCGCCAGGGCATTCCGCTGGCGCTCGAGCATTACCGGTTGCTGCGTCGACTCTGGGACGAAGAGGTCGTGGACTGGCAGGGACAGTTCCGTACCCCCTTGCAGGGCTTCACCTCGACGCCGCGGCCGCTCGACGGTATTGCGCCGTTCGTGTGGCACGGCTCCATCCGCAGCCCGGAAATCGCGGAGATCGCGGCCTTTCACGGCGACGGATTCTTCGCGAACAACATCTTCTGGCCCAAGGAGCACTACATCGAGCTCATCAATCTGTACCGGGAGCGCTACGAGCATTACGGTCACGGGCGCGCTGATCAGGCGATCGTCGGATTGGGTGGGCAGGTGTTCATGCGAAAGAACGCACGGGACGCCGTCGACGAGTTCCGACCCTACTTCGACAACGCCCCGGTGTACGGGCACGGCCCCAGCCTCGAAGACTTCACCGCGCAGACGCCGTTGACGGTCGGGACGCCCGAGCAGGTGATCGAGAAGACCCTCATGTTCGCCGACTTCTTCGGCGACTATCAGCGTCAGCTGTTCCTCGTCGATCATGCAGGCCTTCCCCTGAAGACGGTGCTCGAACAGCTGGACCTGCTCGGTGGCGAGGTGGTTCCTGTGCTGCGCAGGGAGTTTGCCGCCCGTCGTCCGGCGCACGTGCCGGAGAATCCACCGACGCACGCGTCGATGAAGGCCGATCGGACGTTGACCGAGGCCACCCCTCGGTAG
- a CDS encoding pirin family protein has product MSNVEANSVEKRCESRPGGEGIEVLSAREVPLGGPRAMPVRRTLPQRDRSLIGAWCFADHYGPDDVGLTGGMNVPPHPHTGLQTVSWLFTGEIEHRDSIGSHAMVRPGELNLMTAGRGIAHSEVSTPETHILHGAQLWVALPASAQDAPPAFDTYAPEPVELDGATVRVFLGTTAGSTSPVRTFSPLLGAEVLLDPGADVTFDIEPGFEVGVLVDEGDVRLRGTPLKWAELGYQPPGSSVVALRNTGETRARLLLLGGEPLGEQVIMWWNFLGRSHDDIVGYRRDWQSEIRGSGSADYRFGTVEGYDGSALPAPELPNSRLKPRG; this is encoded by the coding sequence GTGAGCAATGTGGAAGCGAATTCGGTGGAGAAGCGGTGTGAGTCCCGTCCCGGTGGCGAGGGTATCGAGGTGCTGAGCGCGCGCGAGGTTCCGCTGGGCGGCCCTCGCGCCATGCCGGTCCGGCGCACTCTGCCGCAGCGCGATCGTTCACTGATCGGGGCATGGTGCTTCGCCGATCACTACGGTCCGGACGATGTCGGACTCACCGGGGGGATGAACGTCCCGCCGCATCCACACACCGGGCTGCAGACAGTGAGCTGGTTGTTCACCGGCGAAATCGAGCACCGCGACAGCATCGGCTCACACGCCATGGTCCGGCCCGGCGAACTGAACCTGATGACGGCGGGGCGGGGCATCGCACATTCGGAGGTGTCGACGCCGGAGACGCACATTCTGCACGGAGCCCAGCTGTGGGTGGCGTTGCCCGCCTCGGCTCAGGACGCGCCGCCCGCCTTCGACACCTATGCGCCGGAACCGGTGGAGTTGGACGGCGCAACGGTCCGGGTGTTTCTCGGTACCACAGCGGGGTCGACATCGCCGGTCCGGACCTTCTCGCCGCTGCTGGGGGCGGAGGTCCTGCTGGATCCGGGTGCCGACGTCACCTTCGACATCGAACCCGGTTTCGAGGTCGGGGTTCTGGTCGACGAAGGCGACGTCCGGCTACGCGGAACCCCGCTGAAGTGGGCGGAACTCGGCTATCAGCCGCCGGGGTCCTCGGTAGTGGCACTGCGAAATACGGGTGAAACCCGCGCCCGGCTGCTGCTGCTCGGCGGCGAGCCACTCGGCGAGCAGGTGATCATGTGGTGGAACTTCCTCGGTCGCAGTCACGACGACATCGTCGGCTACCGCCGGGACTGGCAGTCGGAAATCCGTGGCTCAGGGTCCGCCGACTACCGGTTCGGAACCGTCGAAGGATACGACGGTTCGGCTTTGCCTGCGCCCGAGCTGCCGAACAGCCGGCTGAAACCGCGCGGCTGA
- a CDS encoding serine/threonine dehydratase: MADTVDHASVVHARERIDGLIRRTPTFRATVPTAHGDVPVIFKLEFLQYGGSFKVRGSLNALLHAEEEGQLADAGVVIASGGNAAIGAAWASRLRGVRCTVVVPDTAPDIKIEKLRALGADVRTVGDRYAEAAAYAAELAESSNALALHAYDLPDIVAGAGTIALEIQDDVPEPVTYVVAVGGGGLLSGIVAGSRDDDAIIGVEPRGAATLHTAVAARRPVDIDIDSIAGDSLGATQIGSIAWATVSGRPVDSLVVDDSALLDARTLLWEEFRIVVEHGTAAALAAILTGELVPSSDRPLCVVLCGANTALTSY, translated from the coding sequence ATGGCAGACACAGTGGACCATGCTTCCGTCGTTCACGCGCGCGAGCGCATCGACGGGCTGATCCGGCGAACTCCCACCTTCCGGGCCACCGTTCCGACGGCCCACGGTGACGTTCCGGTGATCTTCAAGCTCGAATTCCTCCAGTACGGCGGATCGTTCAAGGTCCGCGGCAGTCTCAACGCCTTGCTTCACGCAGAGGAGGAGGGGCAGCTCGCCGACGCGGGGGTCGTCATCGCCTCCGGTGGAAACGCCGCGATCGGCGCCGCCTGGGCGTCACGCCTGCGCGGTGTGAGATGCACCGTGGTGGTGCCGGATACCGCGCCCGACATCAAGATCGAGAAACTGCGGGCGCTGGGGGCGGATGTCCGCACGGTGGGTGACCGTTATGCGGAGGCCGCCGCGTACGCCGCAGAGCTCGCCGAGTCGTCGAACGCACTGGCGCTGCACGCCTACGACCTTCCGGACATCGTCGCGGGAGCGGGCACCATCGCCCTCGAGATCCAGGACGACGTCCCCGAACCGGTCACCTACGTGGTCGCCGTGGGCGGCGGCGGTCTGCTGTCGGGCATCGTCGCGGGTAGCCGCGACGACGACGCCATCATCGGTGTGGAACCGCGCGGCGCGGCCACCCTGCACACGGCCGTCGCGGCACGCCGTCCCGTGGACATCGACATCGACAGCATTGCCGGCGACTCCCTCGGGGCCACTCAGATCGGCTCGATCGCGTGGGCCACCGTGTCGGGGCGGCCCGTCGACAGCCTCGTCGTGGATGACAGCGCACTGCTCGACGCGCGAACGCTCCTGTGGGAGGAGTTCCGGATCGTCGTCGAACACGGCACGGCGGCGGCGCTCGCCGCGATCCTCACCGGCGAACTCGTACCGTCCTCGGATCGACCGCTGTGTGTCGTCCTGTGCGGGGCCAACACCGCACTGACCAGCTACTGA
- a CDS encoding PaaI family thioesterase: protein MTVDVALTPDSARAVLEAQPFSMLVGARMTQFGDGRTTLEIPVRDDLRQQSGFVHGGVLSYAADNALTFAAGTVLGANIMTAGFTITYLRPALGVILRADARADAATRRQALCRCDIYAVQEDGSEVLCAAAQGTATVKQSR from the coding sequence ATGACCGTGGATGTCGCCTTGACTCCGGACTCTGCCCGGGCCGTGCTGGAAGCGCAGCCGTTCAGCATGCTCGTGGGCGCCCGCATGACGCAGTTCGGCGACGGCCGTACCACCCTCGAGATTCCCGTCCGTGATGATCTACGGCAGCAGAGTGGTTTCGTGCACGGCGGCGTCCTGTCCTACGCCGCCGACAATGCGCTCACCTTCGCGGCCGGCACCGTGCTCGGCGCGAACATCATGACCGCCGGATTCACCATCACCTACTTGCGTCCGGCGCTGGGAGTGATCCTTCGCGCCGACGCTCGGGCCGACGCCGCGACCCGGCGCCAGGCCCTGTGCCGCTGCGACATCTACGCAGTGCAGGAGGATGGATCAGAGGTGCTCTGTGCCGCCGCGCAGGGAACCGCAACGGTCAAGCAGTCGCGGTAG
- a CDS encoding TetR/AcrR family transcriptional regulator, with amino-acid sequence MPIQSLLLDAAEAHFARRGVLETRLSDIRQDVGASVGAVYHHFPNKAELYGQVWLRALTDYQDQFWTALSECADARTGIEGAVVHHLDWVSIHRDRAAILSAPRPPAVDQRVHDKNAAFFRQVTHWWRVHEHYGTVRRLGFDVLYALWLGPAQEYSRHWLAGSMTTEPAAVAPELARAAWMSLRTQE; translated from the coding sequence GTGCCGATTCAAAGTCTGTTGTTGGATGCGGCGGAAGCACACTTCGCACGCCGCGGAGTTCTCGAGACCCGACTGTCCGACATCCGGCAGGACGTTGGGGCGAGCGTGGGTGCGGTGTACCACCACTTCCCCAACAAGGCCGAGCTGTACGGGCAGGTCTGGCTCCGCGCGCTCACCGACTATCAGGATCAGTTCTGGACTGCACTGTCCGAGTGCGCGGACGCACGGACCGGAATCGAAGGAGCGGTCGTACACCACCTCGACTGGGTGTCCATACATCGGGACAGGGCTGCGATCCTGTCTGCGCCTCGTCCCCCTGCCGTCGACCAGCGTGTGCACGACAAGAACGCCGCATTCTTCCGCCAGGTGACGCACTGGTGGCGTGTCCACGAGCATTACGGCACGGTCCGTCGCCTCGGCTTCGATGTTCTGTACGCACTGTGGCTCGGACCTGCGCAGGAGTATTCCCGGCACTGGCTCGCCGGCTCGATGACCACCGAACCCGCCGCCGTGGCCCCGGAATTGGCGCGCGCCGCGTGGATGTCGCTACGAACTCAGGAGTGA
- a CDS encoding adenylate/guanylate cyclase domain-containing protein — MSPAPRLLRRPVPHRVQIENFERAGLLEGLSGSDRTARIGVLDTLVAENVTIDELRAATQGNRLAHLLLEHALSPKGTYSIEEISQLAGLTVEDARRWFRAIGRGASEDGAYYNDGDVSLARGLKQYRDLGLDEGGMFAAARVMGRNIWTLADAAEALLQDRLAAAGDHPEVALQYAVEVRRIADFQAQILAHILATSLREQLRSDAVGIAGDSNLHIRGSQQIGVCFADLVGFTLLGEQGAADDLSRVAERLDRLATDLVVSPVRLVKTIGDAVMLVSWDASALAGAALDLVDAARLEGLPPLRAGIDWGTAVPSAGDWFGRPVNMASRVVAVAPAHEVVVTGEFYDELDTDDFWCEPAGSHRLKGIDSPRELFAIGRRSVA, encoded by the coding sequence GTGTCCCCGGCGCCTCGTTTACTGCGCCGTCCGGTTCCGCATCGCGTTCAGATCGAGAACTTCGAACGTGCCGGTCTCCTGGAGGGGCTCTCGGGTTCGGACCGTACTGCCCGGATCGGCGTGCTCGACACGCTGGTCGCGGAGAACGTAACCATCGACGAACTACGCGCCGCGACTCAGGGCAACCGGCTCGCTCACCTGTTGCTCGAGCATGCCTTGTCGCCGAAAGGCACGTACAGCATCGAGGAAATCTCGCAGCTGGCCGGTCTCACCGTCGAGGATGCCCGCCGTTGGTTTCGCGCCATCGGCAGGGGAGCGTCCGAGGACGGGGCGTACTACAACGACGGTGATGTGAGCCTTGCGCGAGGATTGAAGCAGTACCGAGATCTGGGACTCGACGAAGGTGGAATGTTCGCGGCCGCACGCGTCATGGGCCGCAATATCTGGACGTTGGCCGATGCCGCGGAGGCCCTCCTCCAGGACCGTCTCGCGGCAGCGGGTGATCACCCGGAAGTTGCCCTGCAGTATGCGGTGGAGGTGCGCCGTATCGCAGATTTCCAGGCACAGATACTCGCGCACATTCTTGCGACGAGCCTGCGTGAGCAACTGCGTTCGGACGCGGTCGGCATCGCCGGTGACTCGAACCTGCACATCCGGGGTTCTCAGCAGATCGGGGTGTGTTTCGCCGATCTCGTCGGGTTCACGCTGCTCGGCGAGCAGGGCGCGGCGGACGATCTGAGCCGGGTCGCGGAACGGCTCGACCGCCTGGCCACTGACCTTGTGGTCTCGCCTGTGCGATTGGTGAAGACGATCGGGGACGCGGTCATGCTGGTGTCGTGGGATGCCTCCGCGCTCGCGGGCGCCGCACTCGACCTCGTCGATGCCGCCCGTCTGGAAGGGTTGCCACCACTTCGGGCCGGCATCGACTGGGGAACCGCAGTGCCGAGCGCGGGCGACTGGTTCGGCCGACCGGTCAACATGGCGTCCCGCGTGGTGGCCGTCGCACCCGCCCACGAGGTGGTGGTCACCGGTGAGTTCTACGACGAACTGGACACCGACGACTTCTGGTGCGAACCGGCCGGCAGCCACAGGCTGAAGGGCATCGATTCGCCTCGGGAACTCTTCGCGATCGGCCGACGATCCGTCGCCTGA